A stretch of Bacillus pseudomycoides DNA encodes these proteins:
- a CDS encoding alpha/beta fold hydrolase has translation MKPPELIFIPGWGMEKQVWELLLPYFQEYSVRYVEWRSVKDVADFADRVVEATEEQDVILIGWSLGALAALQVCDRVQTKGMILIGGTAKFTVDENYESGWKRPFVERMKRNLVKRKEDTLKRFYKSMFAKQELKESKQFEGITERFQGDSIESLQMGLDYLIEMDMRSQLKYVKTPVLLLHGEQDAICPLSAARYIQKNTNGALKVINGAGHALCVTDFEYCANEIIQFVEGIQNDQQNVTTKTI, from the coding sequence ATGAAACCGCCTGAGCTTATTTTCATTCCTGGATGGGGGATGGAAAAACAAGTATGGGAGTTATTACTTCCATATTTTCAAGAATATTCTGTTCGATATGTTGAATGGCGTAGTGTAAAAGATGTTGCTGATTTTGCAGATCGTGTAGTAGAAGCTACGGAAGAACAGGATGTGATTTTGATTGGATGGTCACTTGGTGCATTAGCTGCTCTTCAAGTATGTGACAGAGTGCAGACAAAAGGAATGATTTTAATAGGTGGTACGGCAAAATTTACAGTGGATGAAAATTATGAGAGTGGATGGAAACGTCCTTTTGTAGAACGGATGAAAAGAAATTTGGTGAAGCGAAAGGAAGATACATTGAAGCGCTTTTACAAAAGCATGTTTGCCAAACAAGAGTTAAAAGAGAGTAAACAATTTGAAGGCATTACAGAGCGTTTTCAAGGTGATTCCATTGAATCTTTACAGATGGGGCTTGATTATTTAATAGAGATGGATATGAGAAGTCAGTTAAAGTATGTAAAGACGCCGGTATTACTTCTTCATGGAGAACAGGATGCGATATGTCCATTATCTGCTGCTCGCTATATACAAAAAAATACGAATGGTGCGCTTAAAGTAATAAATGGAGCGGGGCATGCACTTTGTGTAACGGATTTTGAATATTGCGCAAATGAAATAATCCAGTTTGTAGAGGGGATACAAAATGATCAACAAAACGTTACTACAAAAACGATTTAA
- the bioF gene encoding 8-amino-7-oxononanoate synthase encodes MDQTWNLHFHSSLNRLKEKSQYRHVVMTEQAEEPWLIRNGKRMLNLASNNYLGLAGDRRLKEASIVATKEYGVGATASRLVVGNYALYEEVEQCVCDWKETEKAIIVNSGYSANVGAISSLVSRHDIVFSDKLNHASIVDGILLSGAEHKRYQHNDLEHLERLLQMAPVAKRKLIVTDTVFSMDGDVAHLKELIMLKEKYGALLMVDEAHAGGIYGRHGAGLAHIEQGLSQKIDIHMGTFSKALGCYGAYLAGDAICIDYMKNTMRSFIFTTALPPGTLGAMKRAIEIVKEDEERRQRLLENGAYFRNALEEVGFNIGDSSTHIVPIIVASNEAALHFSEKLQEVGIAAIAIRPPTVPHNSSRIRFAVTSEHTKADLKWATRQIIRIGKEEGVLI; translated from the coding sequence ATGGATCAAACGTGGAATCTACACTTTCACTCTAGTTTAAATCGTTTGAAAGAGAAATCACAATATCGACATGTAGTTATGACTGAGCAAGCTGAAGAACCATGGCTTATTAGGAATGGAAAACGTATGTTAAATTTAGCTTCGAATAACTATCTAGGCTTGGCGGGAGATAGACGATTAAAAGAAGCGTCTATTGTAGCGACAAAGGAATATGGAGTAGGAGCGACAGCATCACGACTTGTTGTAGGAAATTATGCACTATATGAAGAGGTCGAACAGTGTGTTTGTGATTGGAAAGAAACTGAAAAAGCAATCATTGTGAACAGTGGATATTCAGCAAATGTCGGGGCAATCTCTTCTTTAGTGAGTCGGCACGATATCGTTTTTAGCGATAAATTAAATCATGCCAGCATTGTCGATGGAATTTTGCTTAGTGGTGCGGAACATAAAAGATATCAACATAATGATTTAGAACATTTGGAAAGATTGTTGCAAATGGCACCTGTTGCGAAGAGAAAGTTAATCGTAACAGATACGGTTTTCAGCATGGATGGAGATGTTGCTCATCTAAAAGAGTTGATTATGTTGAAAGAAAAATACGGAGCATTATTGATGGTTGATGAAGCGCATGCAGGTGGAATATATGGAAGACATGGTGCTGGCTTGGCTCATATTGAACAAGGACTTTCTCAGAAAATTGACATTCATATGGGAACATTTAGTAAAGCGCTAGGATGTTATGGAGCATATTTAGCAGGTGATGCAATTTGCATTGATTATATGAAAAATACGATGAGAAGCTTCATTTTCACAACAGCATTACCACCAGGGACGCTCGGTGCAATGAAACGTGCAATTGAAATTGTTAAGGAAGATGAGGAAAGACGGCAGCGGCTCTTAGAAAATGGAGCTTATTTCCGCAATGCTTTAGAAGAAGTTGGTTTCAATATTGGTGATAGTTCAACACATATAGTACCAATTATTGTGGCGTCGAATGAAGCTGCGCTACATTTTAGTGAAAAACTGCAGGAGGTAGGAATTGCTGCAATTGCTATTAGGCCACCAACTGTTCCACATAATAGTTCACGAATTCGATTTGCAGTTACGTCTGAACATACAAAAGCTGACTTAAAATGGGCTACTAGGCAGATCATTCGAATTGGTAAAGAAGAGGGGGTACTGATATGA
- the bioD gene encoding dethiobiotin synthase, with product MGGFFITATDTEVGKTVVTGALAGVFRNRGYNVGIYKPLQSGHIASNPEGDAVRLKMASGVMTEADRICPYSIEEPLAPRLAMRRAGRTVTLAQITAHYNELMTEFDSLLVEGAGGLAVPYTEDALVVDFAKELKLPLIIVARPALGTVNHTVLTISYAKAHGLTVAGVILSGCKECEKERVQENKEMIEELSGIPVLGLLPELQGGFTREELLRAAEENITISNLEEFVKHGSNVESTLSL from the coding sequence ATGGGTGGCTTTTTTATAACGGCAACGGATACGGAAGTGGGAAAAACAGTTGTTACAGGTGCATTAGCAGGAGTATTTAGAAATCGCGGGTATAACGTAGGGATATATAAACCATTGCAAAGCGGGCATATCGCTTCGAATCCAGAAGGGGATGCAGTTAGATTGAAAATGGCATCAGGGGTAATGACAGAGGCTGATCGCATTTGTCCTTATTCTATTGAAGAACCTCTCGCGCCAAGATTGGCAATGCGGCGAGCAGGAAGAACTGTGACACTAGCACAAATTACGGCTCATTATAATGAGTTAATGACAGAATTTGATAGTTTGCTTGTAGAAGGTGCAGGTGGTCTTGCAGTTCCATATACAGAAGATGCTTTAGTGGTTGATTTTGCAAAGGAATTGAAATTACCACTTATTATTGTCGCGCGTCCGGCGTTAGGTACTGTGAATCATACCGTTTTAACGATTTCGTATGCGAAAGCCCATGGTTTAACAGTTGCGGGTGTTATTTTATCCGGCTGTAAGGAATGTGAGAAGGAACGTGTGCAAGAGAATAAAGAAATGATTGAGGAGTTAAGTGGTATTCCGGTTTTGGGTTTACTACCAGAGCTTCAAGGAGGGTTTACGCGTGAAGAACTATTGAGAGCAGCAGAAGAGAATATTACGATTTCAAATTTAGAGGAGTTCGTCAAACATGGATCAAACGTGGAATCTACACTTTCACTCTAG
- the bioA gene encoding adenosylmethionine--8-amino-7-oxononanoate transaminase codes for MTVSSNTSKRTTYTYEELAEKNKAYVWHPFTQMKDYLAEDPVIIERGEGRKLYDVNGNGYWDGVSSIWLNVHGHHVPELDNAIREQLNKVAHSTMLGLANVPSILLAEKIIEVVPEGLKKVFYSDSGSTAVEIAIKMAFQYWQHKGEPKKQKFITLKEAYHGDTIGAVSVGAIDLFHQVYSSLLFDAIKMPYPYTYRSPYGDDKEQIVQKHLEEMEELLKEKHDEVAAIIVEPLMQGAGGMITMPKGYLKGLRDLCTTYNVLFITDEVATGFGRTGKMFACEHENVTPDILIAGKGLTGGYLPVAITVTTDEIYDAFLGSYEEQKTFFHGHSYTGNPLGCAVAIANLELYEKTNLVKDVAYKSEYVGKQLEALYEYKHVGDIRQCGLMVGIELVKNKETKEPFEWTERVGVEVCKRSRELGMILRPLGNTIVFMPPLASQVDEIDAMLHILYQAIADVTEGE; via the coding sequence GTGACTGTTAGTAGCAATACAAGTAAAAGAACAACCTATACATATGAAGAGTTGGCTGAGAAAAATAAAGCATACGTATGGCATCCATTTACGCAAATGAAGGACTATTTAGCGGAAGATCCCGTTATTATTGAACGAGGAGAAGGCCGTAAATTATATGACGTAAATGGAAATGGTTATTGGGATGGCGTTTCATCCATTTGGCTAAATGTTCATGGACATCATGTTCCTGAATTAGATAATGCGATTCGTGAACAATTAAATAAAGTTGCGCATTCGACTATGCTAGGACTTGCCAATGTACCATCGATTTTACTTGCAGAAAAGATCATTGAGGTTGTTCCAGAAGGGTTGAAAAAAGTATTCTATTCAGATTCTGGTTCTACAGCTGTTGAAATTGCAATTAAGATGGCTTTTCAATATTGGCAGCATAAAGGAGAACCTAAAAAACAAAAGTTTATTACATTAAAAGAAGCGTATCACGGAGATACAATTGGAGCTGTTTCAGTAGGAGCAATTGACTTGTTTCACCAAGTGTACAGTTCGCTCTTATTTGACGCGATAAAAATGCCATATCCATATACATATCGTTCTCCTTACGGGGATGACAAAGAACAAATTGTTCAAAAACATTTGGAAGAAATGGAAGAGTTGTTAAAGGAAAAACATGATGAGGTTGCAGCGATTATTGTAGAGCCGTTAATGCAAGGTGCAGGCGGTATGATTACAATGCCGAAAGGATATTTAAAAGGTCTTCGAGATCTTTGTACAACATATAATGTTTTATTTATTACAGATGAGGTGGCAACGGGATTTGGTCGTACTGGAAAAATGTTTGCTTGTGAACATGAAAATGTTACACCGGATATTTTAATAGCTGGAAAAGGCTTAACCGGTGGGTATTTACCGGTGGCTATTACTGTGACAACAGATGAGATTTATGATGCTTTTTTAGGTAGCTATGAAGAGCAGAAAACATTTTTCCATGGTCATAGTTATACCGGCAATCCATTAGGTTGCGCAGTTGCAATTGCTAATTTAGAACTTTATGAAAAAACAAATCTAGTAAAAGATGTTGCATACAAATCAGAATATGTAGGGAAACAATTGGAAGCACTTTATGAATACAAACATGTTGGAGATATTCGTCAGTGTGGATTGATGGTAGGAATTGAACTTGTGAAAAATAAAGAAACGAAAGAGCCGTTTGAGTGGACGGAGCGAGTAGGCGTGGAAGTGTGTAAGCGATCAAGAGAACTAGGAATGATTTTACGTCCGCTTGGTAATACCATTGTATTTATGCCACCGTTAGCATCTCAAGTAGATGAGATTGATGCAATGTTGCACATTTTATATCAAGCAATTGCAGATGTTACGGAGGGAGAATAA